ACTGATTGACTACTGCATACGTTCGGGTGCACCTATTGAAGTGATAGAAAATCTTCAGGAACTGGAAGATGAAGGGGAGATCTATGAAGGGATTGAAGATATCTGGTCGGATTATCCTACAACGGAAGACTTCTTTTTCAACGAAGACGAACACTAAGTATTCCCTTCCCGCTAATACGGGGCATTTTCAAAGTATTAACATCGCATCACCGTAGGTAAAAAACTTGTACTTGTTTTTTACGGCAATCTTGTAGGCCTCCATGGTGAGGTCGTAACCCATGAAAGCTGCAACCATAATCAGCAGGCTGGATTTGGGAAGGTGGAAATTGGTAATGAGCGCATTGGGAATAGCAAACTCATAGGGGGGATGAATAAAAAGATTGGTCCATCCTTCCATGGGTTTGAGTTGCTTTTCAGCTGAAACGGCCGTTTCCACCGCTCTGACGACCGTAGTGCCAATGGCACAGACTTTTTTCTTTTTCTGCTTGGCTTCGTTGACAATTTTGACGGCATCCTGATCTACCCGGAAATATTCTGCATCCATTTTATGCTTAGAGAGGTCTTCCACATCTATTGTGCGAAAGGTGCCCAGGCCGATGTGCAGGGTAATCTCAGCAAACTGTACCCCTTTGACCTGCAACCGCTTGATGAGTTCCTTGCTGAAGTGCAAACCTGCTGTAGGAGCAGCCACAGCCCCTTCTTCCTTGGCAAAAACCGTCTGGTAGCGCTCCCGGTCCAATGGTTCAGGTTTGCGCTTTAAGTATTTGGGCAGAGGGGTTTCTCCCATTTCGTATAAGAACTGCTTGAACTCATCCGGATTGCCCTCATGCAAAAACCGAATTGTTCTTCCGCGTGAAGTGGTATTATCCACCACTTCAGCAATCAAAGAATCATCCGGGCCGAAATAGAGTTTGTTTCCCACGCGGATTTTACGGGCCGGATCAACCAACACATCCCACAGCTTCATTTCATGATTGAGCTCCCGCAGCAGAAATACCTCAATTTTGGCACCGGTTTTTTCTTTTTTCCCGTAAAGACGGGCGGGAAAAACCTTAGTGTTGTTGGCAATCATTACATCCCCTTCGTCAAAATAATCCAGTATGTTT
The Chitinophagales bacterium genome window above contains:
- the queA gene encoding S-adenosylmethionine:tRNA ribosyltransferase-isomerase gives rise to the protein MKLSQFNYTLPQELIAQYPSKTREECKLMVVHRKTGKIEHKVFKNILDYFDEGDVMIANNTKVFPARLYGKKEKTGAKIEVFLLRELNHEMKLWDVLVDPARKIRVGNKLYFGPDDSLIAEVVDNTTSRGRTIRFLHEGNPDEFKQFLYEMGETPLPKYLKRKPEPLDRERYQTVFAKEEGAVAAPTAGLHFSKELIKRLQVKGVQFAEITLHIGLGTFRTIDVEDLSKHKMDAEYFRVDQDAVKIVNEAKQKKKKVCAIGTTVVRAVETAVSAEKQLKPMEGWTNLFIHPPYEFAIPNALITNFHLPKSSLLIMVAAFMGYDLTMEAYKIAVKNKYKFFTYGDAMLIL